A DNA window from Flexibacter flexilis DSM 6793 contains the following coding sequences:
- a CDS encoding helix-turn-helix domain-containing protein, with product MGKANISHRISELRAKKRAKQKDVAAYLGVSTSAISEYESGRANPTLEKLILLSQYFGVSLDYLQGDNQEITEITEVTEKIYESPKNQLLEELRAINEKLTEQAQIFMQEITFLRKALEAKDHQIESKDKQIEQLMGKYSVSKVPHGLQFILVRNNS from the coding sequence ATGGGAAAAGCTAATATTTCACATAGAATCAGTGAGTTAAGGGCAAAAAAGAGGGCAAAACAAAAAGATGTTGCCGCTTATTTAGGTGTCTCTACCTCCGCAATATCAGAATATGAATCTGGTCGTGCAAACCCTACACTGGAAAAACTTATCCTGTTAAGCCAATATTTTGGTGTAAGTCTTGATTATTTGCAGGGAGACAATCAAGAAATCACAGAGATTACAGAAGTTACAGAAAAAATATATGAATCTCCCAAAAATCAATTATTGGAGGAGTTGAGGGCTATAAATGAAAAGCTAACCGAGCAGGCTCAGATATTCATGCAGGAAATAACCTTCTTACGTAAAGCATTAGAAGCAAAAGACCATCAAATTGAGTCTAAGGACAAGCAGATAGAGCAGCTCATGGGAAAGTATTCGGTAAGTAAAGTGCCTCATGGTTTGCAATTTATTTTGGTGAGAAATAACTCATAA
- a CDS encoding cystathionine beta-synthase encodes MYYNSIIETIGNTPLVKLNKVTDGIKGTVLAKVEYFNPGNSVKDRMAIKMIEDAEKAGILSKGGTIIEGTSGNTGMGLALAATAKGYKCIFTMADKQSKEKMDILRAVGAEVVVCPTNVTPDDPRSYYSVARKLNAEIPNSFYPNQYDNLSNTAAHYETTGPEIWEQTEGKITHYACGVGTGGTMCGTAKFLKEQNPNVKTVGIDTYGSVFKKYKETGVFDENEIYPYLTEGIGEDILPKNVDFSLIDEFVKVTDKDAALMARRLSKEEGLFVGWSCGSAVHGALEYARKNLKEGDVMVIILPDHGTRYLGKIYNDSWMKDHGFVETRQYATARDIVAARNGSASLVTVDKNATVASVIQKLTQEGISQIPVTDGENFVGSLSDSKVLSRLIENPSLKTSSVSELMDKPFTFVGLDNTIDVLSSLITRENPALLVRDENNQVQIITQADLLATIAK; translated from the coding sequence ATGTATTACAATTCAATCATCGAAACGATTGGCAATACGCCATTAGTCAAACTCAACAAAGTAACAGACGGCATTAAAGGCACGGTGCTTGCCAAAGTAGAATATTTCAACCCTGGTAACTCGGTAAAAGACCGTATGGCCATCAAAATGATTGAAGATGCCGAAAAAGCAGGCATTCTCAGCAAAGGTGGTACGATTATCGAAGGTACTTCGGGCAATACGGGCATGGGCTTGGCCTTAGCGGCAACTGCCAAAGGCTACAAATGTATTTTCACGATGGCCGACAAGCAGTCCAAAGAGAAAATGGACATTTTGCGTGCCGTAGGTGCTGAAGTTGTGGTTTGCCCAACCAACGTTACCCCCGACGACCCTCGCTCTTACTATTCGGTAGCGCGCAAACTCAACGCCGAAATCCCTAATTCTTTTTACCCCAACCAATACGATAATCTTTCGAACACGGCGGCGCATTACGAAACCACTGGCCCAGAAATTTGGGAACAAACCGAAGGTAAAATCACGCATTACGCTTGCGGCGTGGGTACGGGTGGCACCATGTGCGGAACAGCCAAATTTTTGAAAGAACAAAACCCGAACGTCAAAACCGTAGGCATTGACACTTACGGTTCGGTGTTTAAGAAATATAAAGAAACTGGCGTTTTTGACGAAAACGAAATTTATCCGTATCTGACTGAAGGCATTGGCGAAGACATTTTGCCTAAAAACGTGGACTTTAGTTTGATAGATGAGTTCGTAAAAGTAACAGACAAGGATGCAGCTCTGATGGCGCGTCGTTTGTCGAAAGAAGAAGGCTTGTTTGTGGGTTGGTCGTGTGGTTCTGCCGTGCATGGCGCGTTGGAGTATGCTCGCAAAAACCTCAAAGAAGGCGATGTGATGGTTATTATTCTTCCAGACCACGGCACACGCTATTTGGGCAAAATCTACAATGATTCTTGGATGAAAGACCACGGCTTTGTGGAAACACGCCAATACGCAACGGCTCGCGACATCGTGGCGGCGCGTAACGGTTCGGCTAGCTTGGTAACAGTGGACAAAAATGCAACGGTTGCTTCTGTGATTCAGAAACTTACGCAAGAAGGCATTTCGCAAATCCCTGTAACCGATGGCGAAAATTTCGTGGGTAGCCTTTCGGACAGCAAAGTATTGAGCCGCCTAATCGAAAACCCAAGTCTTAAAACCAGTTCTGTAAGCGAGCTAATGGACAAACCCTTTACGTTCGTGGGCTTGGATAACACCATCGACGTGTTGTCGTCGTTGATTACGCGCGAAAACCCTGCCCTATTGGTGCGCGACGAAAACAACCAAGTGCAAATCATTACGCAAGCCGACTTGTTGGCGACCATTGCCAAATAA